The genomic interval AAGCATCCTTTCACCTCTCTGTATATGGTTTTAAAAACCATATACAGAAAAGGTCGCTGTGGGTGGTCAATTTTCCGTAATCACTAGCTCTTTAACTGATCAATTTTAGAGTATCACAACCAAATGTTTCCCGCGCCCACATCGAAGTACGGTTCGCTCCATTCAAGTTTGCCCAGTTCTCGCGGTATCTGGTACCAATCCCAGTTTGTATAGGGGACAAACTGATACGAATCTTCCAGGCTGCTTAAAATGATTTCCCCCCTTTCCCGATGGTAAAAGGGGGCATACAGGCGGGACGCGGCGTTGAAGGCATAGGGCTCAAAGGCCACGCCGGACCCATAGATCTCCGGATTCCTTTCGACGGTGCTTTTAATCAGAGAAAGCAGTTCCTGCTCTGAATATCGGCCGGTCTCAAGGGCATGGGCCACCCCTTCCGTCACTTTGGTAACGGATGAAAGCGCCGTCTCCACCCGGTTAACCAACGACAAGGCCAGGTTTCGCGCGTTACCTTCCAGCTCTTTTTCTAAAATGATACGGGAACGGTAATAGTTATAGCCAAGGGTCACGGCAAAGATAAACGAACTGCAGAGTGTGATGACAAGGACGAGTTTGGTGGCGATGCTATTTTTCCCCGGCATTGTTCCTCCCCGTAAAGCTCTTGTAGTCGGGATAACCCTGAATCAAACCTTCTTGGGATAAAACACTTCCGACGGCTTGATAGTCCTGCTCATTGAGAAGGCCGGTTATGGACTGAGCGTTGCCGGTCACCATCAGGTCGCGCATCCGCTCAAGCATCCATTTCTGGTGCATCCGGTTGGCGGGCTGTTGCGCCTCGCGCATGTATTTGATGACAATGTCCAGCGCTTCTTCGGGATGGTCGAAGGCGTAGCGCCACCCTTCCAGTGATGCGGCGACAAAGGCCTGCGCCAGGGCGGGATCTTCCCGAATGGTCTTTCCCAGGGTGTAAATCCCGTCCTCTGGAAAATTTATTCCCTGCTCATTGAGCAACAGTACATTCAGCTCCTGCGGATCAACTCACGAGTTGAGGATGGTGTGGTACTCGTTGTACCACATGGCGGAGGTCACATCGATGCCGCCCCGCAGAAAGAGGTTGACCGAGTTTGATTGCGGCACTTCGCGAACCTTGACCGCATGTTTGGCGAAAAGAGCGCGGGGCAGTATGGACAAGTCTCCTTCCCACAGCTCCACCTTCTTTCCTTTCATATCCGTAACGGTTTCCATGGCGCTGGATTTCCTGGAAATTAGCATCATGGTTGATCTCTGGATCATTTGCGCCAGGTTGATAAGCTTTACGCCGGCAGAGCGTTGTTGCAGGGCGGTGGTCAGCCAGAGAACGGCAAAATCGGCTGCGCCATCCTTCAGGGCTTGCGCGGGTGAATGTCCCACTCCCTCCGTCAGGATTTTCAGATCAATACCGTGCCGGGTATAAATCCCCTTGTCGAGAGCCACGTAATAGCCGGCAAACTGCGCCTGAGGGCTCCACAGCGTCATGAGAGAGGCCTTTTTCAGGACGGTGTCCGACGCAAATGTCGAGACCGGAACGGCAAGCCAGATGGAAAAAATCAGCTTGAAGATCAGTGTCTGGATTATTAATGGCTTCATGTTGTTCTGTAAGTCACTCATGGCCCCAGTCGTCCGTCACCGCCTGGCCGATTCCGGCTCGGTATGATGTTTGAAATCCGCCTACCTGCTACCGCGTTCATCCAACGCTCCTGTGGGAATATCCCCAGGGCTTCGGTTTTTCTGCTGAATTCGCGCGCCATGATTATTTTTCCGCCCGGTTCAGATCGCTCTCCGTATCCCTCACAAAATCGCACATCAGATAATCAAGGCCGATGGGGAGGGCAAGCTCCAGGGTGGGCAGAAGCTGTATGCCGACGTCTATATTCCGGGGACGACCTCCAGTAAATGCCCTCCATGCTTCATGTCTGCAGAGAGGAAATGAAGATGCCAGCCCGGCACATTCAGCGAGGCCATGAAGGGCGGAGTATAAAACCCGGCCAGGGTTCCCTCTATTTCATGGAAATGAAACACCGCCTGATCTTGCGCCACGTCAACAAAAGGGCGGTAGTTGTCCTATTTGGGCACCGAGCGGGTTCTGACCTCGTTAAACAGCCCTTCAATCCTTACCGCATAGAAGATATTGGGGGAAGGAATGAGCGAATCCAGCCACTTCAGGAAATCGTCATGGCTGATCTCCCCTGCAAGCGAATCAGTTGTCATGGCCTCGAAGAAGGTAACACAAGAAAAAGGGGTCAGCGCGTCTTCGTCGATCCGGTTCACATCCCCTGCAGCCGTGATCTGGAAAACGCGGCCATCAAGCATCAGCATCTCGCCATCAAGATCATTGAAGGTTCCCAGACCGAAATCACCATGCTTTTTAACTTCAGCCAAGGATATGTTCTGCTCATAGATCCCCTCCACTAGCGCATTGACAGGTGATGATAAATAGATTCTCCCGTTTTTCATGATTTTTTCTTTCCGTACGGTTTATTCGAGGCTGAATAGTAACCAAGCCATTAAATCAAAAAAGCCTCTATGATGAAAGGTGTCCTTGTAGAAGAACCTTCTCTCAAAACTGAGGCTTTTCAAGCGCCGAAAGGATATCAGGTTGGTTGTGCGAACACGACCGAAAAAAACCGTTTCCGAGCTGGAAACGTCTGGCCAGAGAGGATAGAAGCTAAAAGGTTTGCCGGGAATGTCCCGGCGGCAGTGCTCACTGATGCCGATGTGGTTAGAAAAACATGGACGCTTTTCGTAGGTTCTCGTCCCAGGAGACTTTGCTTGACAGTCAAAAGGAGACATACGCAAGGGAATGTTCCCGGAACCGGAATCTAAAAGATCAGGGGCTGTCTGTAATCCTGATCTCAGGAGCAGCCCGTTACCGCAGCAAATATAAACGGCAGCTCAAGAAGGAGGCTCGACAGTCGAATCGCGGGCTGAATTGACGCGATTGAAAATGGAGAACCGGTCTTTGAAACCGAGAAATATGAATGTTTGTTCAGGGCTGCCGACTCAAAGGTTTTCGCGGACTCTGGCCAGTCTTTTGAAGGACTGGCGCTCCTGCTGGTTGCCGACCACCGCCAGCAGGTCTCCTTCGTGAAAAATATAATCGGCTTTGGGGTTGCTGTGAAACTCTTTCTCATGAATGATGCCGACGATGGACGCTCCGGTCCGGCTGCGGACCGCGGCGTCCTTGATGCTCTGATCGAGCAGCGGACTTTCGGGCGGGAGCGTGACCCAGGAGATTTCCAGCATGTTTTTCAGATTGTCAAATTTTGTCAGCAGCTGCAGCTCACTGCTGGCCTGAAAAATCGGGGCATAAACTTGCTGTCGCACACTGTCGGTGTACTGCTGAATGACCGCCACCGGAATTTCGAGATGGAGAAGCGCCTGCCGGGAGATTTCAAGTCCCGCTTCCATCTCCGGCAAGACCGCCATGTAAACTCCGCTTTCGTACAGGGCCCTGGCCTGAGCGGCGCCGTTGGCCCGAACGATGATATGCAGTTCCGGGCGAACGCGATGGGCCTGATCGACAATCGCTTGGGCGGTAATCAGCGAAGGCGTGGTGATCAGTAACAGTCTTGAGGTTCGTATCCGCGAAGCATTGATGACGGTCGCCTGACTCATGTCGCCGAAAATTACGGGAAATTTCGCGGCTTTGCATTCGAGCAGGCGTTGATGGTTGATCTCGATGACGACGAAGGGCAGCTTCAGCTGGGTCAGAATCTCGGCGATATGCTGTCCCACCCGTCCGCCTCCGGCAATGATGACATGATCCCTGAGCCCGGAAGGGGGAAGGTTTTCGGTTTGCAGCGGTTCATAACGAAAGAATCGTTTTTTGAGCTTATAAAAAAGCGGCACCGTGGCGGAGGCGAATGGGGTCAGAACCATGCTCATAACCGAAACGGCCAGGACCAGGGAATACATGTCCTGATTAATGGCTTGGCTTTCAAGGCCGGCCCTGGCGATGACAAAGGCGAACTCGCCTATCTGAAAAAGGCCGAAGCCGACGGCGAGCGGCACGATATTGATGTAGCCGAAAAGCTTGGCCAGCAAAGAGAAGACGGAACCCTTGAACAGGGCGATGAGCAGCATCAGGGAAAGAATCCGCCCCCAGTTGGCCAACAGGAAGACAGGGTCAAGCAGCATACCGACGGAGGTGAAGAATAAAAGCCCGAAAATATCGCGCAGGGGAATGATGTCGCTTAAAGCCTGATGGCCGTAATCTGATTCACTGAGCACCATGCCCGCAACAAAAGCTCCGAAAGCAAAGGACAGCCCGAAAAGGTAGGTTGCATAACCGATCCCCAGGCCAATGGCGGTGATCGACAGGATAAAGAGCTCACGGGATTCCCACTGCGCGACCTGGGCCAGCAGCCAGGGCAGCAGCTTTCTTCCCAGGTAAATCATCAGGACTA from Pseudomonadota bacterium carries:
- a CDS encoding portal protein, which translates into the protein MGLAADIVVIVVTALIGALIAQKIKQPLILGYILAGIVVGPYTGGITVGELHKIELLAEIGVALLLFALGLEFSLGELKPVRKIALFGTPLQIILTLMFGFFLGRHLGWPVTSALWLGAMISLSSTMVTLKTLMNRGLLGTLSSRVMIGMLIVQDLAVVPMMIILPQLSNPEAGLPLLGIAIVKSAIFLVLMIYLGRKLLPWLLAQVAQWESRELFILSITAIGLGIGYATYLFGLSFAFGAFVAGMVLSESDYGHQALSDIIPLRDIFGLLFFTSVGMLLDPVFLLANWGRILSLMLLIALFKGSVFSLLAKLFGYINIVPLAVGFGLFQIGEFAFVIARAGLESQAINQDMYSLVLAVSVMSMVLTPFASATVPLFYKLKKRFFRYEPLQTENLPPSGLRDHVIIAGGGRVGQHIAEILTQLKLPFVVIEINHQRLLECKAAKFPVIFGDMSQATVINASRIRTSRLLLITTPSLITAQAIVDQAHRVRPELHIIVRANGAAQARALYESGVYMAVLPEMEAGLEISRQALLHLEIPVAVIQQYTDSVRQQVYAPIFQASSELQLLTKFDNLKNMLEISWVTLPPESPLLDQSIKDAAVRSRTGASIVGIIHEKEFHSNPKADYIFHEGDLLAVVGNQQERQSFKRLARVRENL